The Bernardetia litoralis DSM 6794 genome includes a window with the following:
- the gldM gene encoding gliding motility protein GldM, which produces MAGGGNESPRQRMIGMMYLVLTALLALQVQNEVLEKFYFIDDSLQSAKTIAMSTNDKIIESMKKQVAEKGNDARDKAVLTKADKVKQETVKMIEYIQAIRTKIITAMGDKDPETGAYPKGDKYDEINTIMLGINEDLESGEAAKLQTTMNAYVEGIIKLDDSLANPLKEAGLYPLAPEKKDTPRYQGAKYDRMEWEHINFQSTPMVASLAVLSQLENDVVKVETKAIEYLKTKIGDFVIEFDKVQAMASAESNTVASGTKYTAKMFISATSTSLVPKMSSTKGGVKIDSEGVGTVEFTASGGSPEGTKQTWQGTITIKTASGMDTALTVKQEYTVVSPIIEIESGTVNSLYLKCGNELKVKVPALGVEYNPTFTATGGQAIKGSGASVTLVPNSAKMALSVSSGGNKIGTKNFSVKMIPKPTIKAKGLNLKQGGACPRSITLNAVPDASFLDQLPRDARYRVSGFTVTLARGKRVIGTAKSNGPTANLASIGSKAKPGDRLVIEVKGVQRRNFQNKTENVTISAEAGLITYPIN; this is translated from the coding sequence ATGGCAGGTGGAGGAAACGAATCCCCAAGGCAACGGATGATTGGTATGATGTACCTAGTACTGACTGCCCTTCTCGCCTTACAGGTTCAAAATGAAGTACTTGAAAAATTCTATTTTATAGATGATAGTCTTCAAAGTGCAAAAACTATTGCAATGAGTACCAATGATAAAATCATTGAGTCAATGAAAAAGCAAGTTGCTGAAAAAGGTAATGATGCTAGAGATAAAGCAGTTTTGACAAAAGCTGACAAAGTAAAGCAGGAAACTGTCAAAATGATTGAGTATATTCAAGCTATTCGTACTAAAATAATCACTGCAATGGGTGATAAAGATCCTGAAACAGGAGCTTACCCTAAAGGTGATAAGTATGATGAGATAAACACTATCATGCTTGGTATTAACGAAGATCTAGAATCAGGTGAAGCTGCAAAACTTCAAACTACAATGAATGCTTATGTAGAAGGAATTATAAAACTAGATGATTCTTTAGCTAATCCTTTGAAAGAAGCTGGTTTATATCCTTTAGCTCCAGAGAAAAAAGACACTCCTCGTTATCAAGGTGCAAAATATGATAGAATGGAGTGGGAACATATTAATTTTCAAAGTACACCAATGGTAGCATCTCTTGCTGTTCTTTCTCAATTAGAGAATGATGTAGTAAAAGTAGAGACTAAAGCTATTGAGTACTTGAAAACTAAAATTGGTGATTTTGTTATTGAGTTTGATAAAGTACAAGCTATGGCTTCTGCTGAATCAAATACAGTAGCTTCTGGTACTAAGTACACAGCTAAAATGTTTATTAGTGCAACTTCTACTTCATTAGTTCCTAAAATGTCATCTACTAAAGGTGGTGTGAAAATAGACAGTGAAGGTGTTGGTACAGTAGAATTTACAGCTTCAGGTGGTAGCCCAGAAGGAACTAAGCAAACTTGGCAAGGTACTATTACTATCAAAACTGCATCAGGTATGGATACAGCTCTTACTGTAAAACAAGAATATACTGTTGTTTCTCCAATAATTGAAATCGAATCTGGTACTGTAAACTCGCTTTACTTGAAATGTGGTAATGAACTAAAAGTAAAAGTTCCTGCTTTAGGAGTAGAATATAACCCTACATTTACAGCAACTGGTGGTCAAGCTATCAAAGGAAGTGGGGCTAGTGTAACTCTTGTTCCTAATTCTGCTAAAATGGCTTTAAGTGTTTCTAGTGGTGGAAATAAGATTGGCACTAAAAATTTTAGTGTTAAGATGATACCTAAACCTACTATAAAAGCTAAAGGATTAAATCTAAAACAAGGTGGTGCATGTCCTCGTTCTATTACTCTAAATGCTGTTCCAGATGCAAGTTTCCTAGACCAATTACCTAGAGATGCTCGTTATCGTGTATCTGGTTTTACTGTTACTCTTGCAAGAGGAAAACGTGTGATTGGTACTGCTAAATCTAATGGTCCTACTGCTAACTTAGCATCTATTGGTTCTAAAGCTAAACCAGGTGACCGTTTAGTTATAGAAGTAAAAGGTGTTCAACGTAGAAACTTCCAAAATAAGACAGAGAATGTAACTATTTCTGCAGAAGCAGGTCTTATTACTTATCCTATTAACTAA
- the gldL gene encoding gliding motility protein GldL: MAQETGLQRFYRTIIPKATSVGAAVVVLGALFKIMHWPGASFMLIVGLSTEAVIFLFGLFEPPQPPNPHYEWERVYPGLVDANVKAVVAKKGGNDDGKSVTALAGLDKMLGEANLSADSFKRFGQGIQSLNDTATRMKSITEAVNSTNDYSNNLKQASKSLTSLNSAYSSTVSAMGEMSNAAKDAKAYHVQVQAITKNLAGLNAVYEMELKDANSHLKAMNKFYTNLTQAMESMADASKESVVFKEQMSKLTTNITSLNKVYGNMLTAMKG, translated from the coding sequence ATGGCTCAAGAAACAGGACTCCAACGTTTTTATCGTACAATAATCCCTAAGGCAACCAGTGTAGGTGCTGCTGTTGTAGTATTAGGTGCTTTATTTAAAATTATGCACTGGCCAGGTGCAAGTTTCATGCTTATCGTTGGTCTTTCAACTGAAGCAGTTATTTTCTTATTTGGTCTTTTTGAGCCACCTCAACCACCAAACCCTCACTATGAATGGGAACGTGTTTATCCAGGTTTAGTAGATGCAAATGTAAAAGCTGTTGTAGCTAAAAAAGGTGGTAATGATGATGGAAAAAGTGTTACTGCTTTAGCAGGTCTTGACAAAATGTTAGGAGAAGCTAATCTTTCTGCTGATTCATTTAAGCGTTTTGGACAAGGTATTCAGTCTTTGAATGATACAGCTACTCGTATGAAAAGCATTACAGAAGCAGTAAATTCTACAAATGACTATTCTAATAACTTGAAGCAAGCATCTAAATCTCTTACAAGTCTTAACTCTGCTTATTCTTCTACTGTATCAGCAATGGGCGAAATGTCTAATGCTGCTAAAGATGCAAAAGCATATCACGTTCAAGTACAAGCAATCACTAAAAACCTTGCTGGTTTGAATGCTGTATATGAAATGGAATTGAAAGATGCTAACAGTCACTTGAAAGCAATGAACAAATTCTATACTAACCTTACTCAAGCTATGGAAAGTATGGCAGATGCTAGTAAAGAATCTGTAGTATTCAAAGAGCAAATGTCTAAATTAACGACTAACATAACTAGCCTTAATAAGGTATATGGAAATATGCTTACTGCAATGAAAGGTTAA
- a CDS encoding SUMF1/EgtB/PvdO family nonheme iron enzyme — protein sequence MIQKIRTTRTIWAVLLGVTAALFLQSCGGGSNLAKLQESGELTGALGREGWRQEIPYGMIVVPAGTFHMGQADQDILSSKINMNRQITIGGFYMDQTEITNNEYRQFIDEMTENPDSVDGEILSEEEIKERFYPDTTVWMTNFTHHYGDPMTENYYAHPSYDDYPVVGVSWFASKAFCGWRTTFMNEARESAGKFPVPMFRLPSEAEWEYASRGGRDVAKYPWGGPYTRNAKGCALANFKPGRGNYFDDGFQYTNPVGAYFPNDFGLYDMAGNVAEWCNDAYAPNAMPLIWDLNPTFIDDSEPRKLVRGGSWKDIAFFIETGSRNYQYQDSVTAYTGFRCVMTYLGRSSGMEF from the coding sequence ATGATACAAAAAATCCGTACAACTCGTACAATTTGGGCTGTCCTTTTAGGTGTAACTGCTGCCCTATTTCTTCAAAGCTGTGGAGGTGGTAGCAACTTAGCCAAACTACAAGAAAGTGGAGAACTCACTGGTGCTTTAGGACGTGAAGGTTGGAGGCAAGAAATTCCTTATGGAATGATTGTAGTTCCTGCTGGTACATTCCACATGGGACAAGCCGACCAAGACATATTATCTTCAAAAATCAATATGAATCGTCAGATTACAATCGGTGGTTTTTATATGGATCAAACAGAAATAACAAATAATGAATATCGTCAATTTATTGATGAAATGACTGAAAACCCAGATTCTGTTGATGGTGAGATTTTGTCAGAAGAAGAAATTAAAGAGCGTTTCTATCCTGATACTACTGTTTGGATGACAAACTTTACGCATCACTATGGAGACCCAATGACAGAAAATTATTATGCTCACCCTTCTTATGATGACTACCCTGTTGTAGGTGTAAGTTGGTTTGCTTCTAAAGCATTTTGTGGTTGGAGAACTACATTTATGAACGAAGCTAGAGAATCTGCTGGTAAATTCCCAGTTCCTATGTTCCGTTTACCTTCAGAAGCTGAATGGGAATATGCTTCTCGTGGTGGTCGTGATGTAGCAAAATATCCTTGGGGTGGTCCTTATACAAGAAATGCTAAAGGTTGTGCGCTTGCCAATTTCAAACCAGGTCGTGGTAATTATTTTGATGATGGTTTCCAATATACAAACCCAGTAGGTGCATACTTTCCTAATGATTTTGGTCTTTATGATATGGCTGGAAATGTAGCTGAATGGTGTAACGATGCCTATGCTCCAAATGCAATGCCTTTAATTTGGGATTTGAACCCTACTTTTATTGATGATAGTGAACCTCGTAAATTAGTTCGTGGTGGTTCTTGGAAAGATATTGCTTTCTTTATCGAAACAGGTAGCCGTAATTATCAATACCAAGATTCTGTAACTGCTTATACAGGTTTCCGTTGTGTAATGACTTACTTAGGTCGTTCTTCTGGAATGGAATTCTAA
- a CDS encoding PorP/SprF family type IX secretion system membrane protein, producing the protein MKKYFHSTFSSLFNLSFFCATCFLSLVSANLLAQQDAQFSQYMFNNLYFNPATAGSDADYTTMGIFHRSQWINYSPTFDDGGAPSSQVGFVSMPLNRINSGIGIHFANDKIGPLSSTEVQISYAYHFNLKNKDRISLGLRGGIYNQRIDFSQYRPNQENDPSIPSTGVENQFQPDLAVGLYYQSAKGYYIGVSTNHLLQSTFDYSTGVNITSLKPHVYLMGGGSFDVSPSLMLQPSAILKFTSGALSYEGSVLLNYNETYFGGISARASNSLDAGILILGVNMLENKDLRITYSLDLVTSGKDAKQPTSHEISIGYRLPSPKPKVVPTIRTPRFRF; encoded by the coding sequence ATGAAAAAATATTTTCACTCTACTTTTAGTTCTCTTTTTAATCTCTCTTTTTTCTGTGCTACATGTTTTTTAAGTCTTGTAAGTGCAAATCTTTTAGCCCAACAAGATGCACAATTTAGTCAGTATATGTTTAATAATCTTTATTTTAATCCAGCAACAGCAGGAAGTGATGCTGATTATACAACAATGGGTATTTTTCACAGAAGCCAGTGGATAAATTATTCTCCTACTTTTGATGATGGTGGTGCGCCTAGTTCACAAGTTGGTTTTGTTAGTATGCCACTCAATCGTATTAATAGTGGTATAGGAATTCATTTTGCAAATGATAAAATAGGTCCTTTGAGTAGCACAGAAGTACAAATTTCTTATGCTTATCATTTCAATCTAAAAAATAAAGATCGTATTTCTCTAGGACTTCGTGGAGGAATCTATAATCAACGTATCGATTTTAGTCAGTATCGTCCAAACCAAGAAAACGACCCAAGTATTCCAAGTACAGGAGTAGAAAATCAGTTTCAGCCCGACTTAGCAGTAGGTTTGTATTATCAATCTGCAAAAGGATACTATATAGGAGTAAGTACAAATCACTTATTACAATCTACATTTGATTATAGTACAGGCGTGAATATCACTTCTTTAAAGCCTCATGTTTATTTAATGGGTGGAGGTAGTTTTGATGTTTCTCCTTCTCTTATGTTACAACCTTCAGCTATTTTGAAGTTTACTTCAGGTGCTTTATCGTATGAAGGAAGTGTTTTATTAAATTATAATGAAACTTATTTTGGAGGTATTTCAGCAAGAGCTTCTAACTCACTTGATGCAGGAATTTTGATTTTGGGTGTAAATATGTTAGAAAACAAAGACCTCAGAATTACGTATTCATTAGATTTGGTAACAAGTGGAAAAGATGCAAAACAACCTACTTCACATGAGATTTCGATAGGTTATCGTCTTCCTTCTCCAAAACCTAAAGTTGTACCTACAATAAGAACTCCTCGTTTCCGTTTCTAA
- a CDS encoding PspC domain-containing protein encodes MKLLKSTYDSVFTGVCGGIAEAFGWDSNLIRIAFVLFTFFGVGSPILIYLILALVMPKEF; translated from the coding sequence ATGAAACTTCTAAAATCTACTTATGATTCGGTTTTTACAGGTGTTTGTGGAGGAATTGCAGAGGCATTTGGCTGGGATAGCAATTTGATTCGTATAGCATTCGTTCTTTTTACATTTTTTGGAGTAGGTTCGCCTATTCTCATCTATCTTATTTTGGCTTTAGTAATGCCTAAAGAATTTTAG